From the Streptomonospora nanhaiensis genome, the window GGAGCGCCTGCGCACCCTGCTGGCCATGATCGTCGACGCCGAGGCCGGCAACCGCCCCCAGGGCCGCAGCCTGGGCTGCCTGACCGTCAACACCACCGTCGAACTGGCCGGACGCGACGCCCCCACCGACGCCATGCTGCAACGCGACCAGCAGCGGCGCCTGGAACTGCTGCGCACCGCCATCAGCGCCGGCCAGCGCGCCGGCGAGATCACCGCCCAGCCCGGCGCCGCCGACCTCGCCCTGTTCCTCAACACGGTCATCGGCGGCATGCGGGTGGCCGGCCAGGGCGGCGCCGACCGCGCCGCGCTGGAGTCCATCGCCGCCACCGCCCTGCGGGCCCTGGCCCCCTGACCCGCCGGGCCCCGCCCGCCCCCACCGCCCCGCACCCGGCCCGCCGCGCGCATCCCCGCGCCGACGGACCGCGCCCGCCCATGCCCCAATTCTGTACCGAACAGTCCAAAACCGGTGCGGCCCACCCGGCCCCACCCCCGCAAAGGAGCACCATGCCACGCGCCGTCTACATCCTGGCCCTGGGCATCTTCGCCATGGTCACCAGCGAGTTCGTCGTCGCCGGACTCATGCCCCAGATCGCCCGCGGCCTGGACGCCACCATCCCCCAGATCGGCTACCTCATCACCGTCTTCGCCCTGGCCATGGCCCTGGGCGGCCCCCTCCTCAGCGTCACCCTCCTGCGCCTGCACCCCCGCACCGCGCTCCTCACCCTCTTCGCCGTCTTCCTCACCGGCAACATCCTCGCCGCCACCGCCACCGGCTACACCGCCATGGCCGCCGCCCGCATCATCACCGGCGCCGCCTCCCAGGCCTTCTTCGGCGTCGCCCTCTCCCTGGGCGCCCAACTCGCCCCCACCCACCTGCGCGGCCGCGCCATCGCCGTCGTCATGAACGGCCTCATGCTCGGCACCTTCCTGGGCCTGCCCGCCTCCACCCTCATCGGCGAGCACTACGGCTGGCGCGCCGCCTTCTGGGCCATCGCCGCCCTCACCCTCACCGCCGCAGCCGCCACCCTCGCCCTCGTCCCCCGCGGACAGCGCACCACCCCCGCCGGCGGCCTGCGCACCGAACTGCGCGCCTTCACCAACCCCCGCCTGTGGCTCGCCCTTTCCACCAGCACCCTCATCATCGGCGCCACCTTCTCCGCCTTCAGCTACCTCAACCCCATCCTCACCCAGACCACCGGCCTGCCCCCCGCCACCGTCCCCTGGCTCCTGGTCGCCTACGGCGCCGCCACCGTCATCGGCAACACCGTCGTCGGCCGCCTCGCCGACCGCCACACCCTGCCCGTCCTGCTCACCGGACTGGCCGCCAACACCCTCTTCCTCACCGCCTTCGCCCTCCTGGCCCACCACCCCCTCCCCGCCATCACCGCCATGATCGGCATCGGCCTGGTCGGCGTCACCATGAACCCCGCCATGATCACCCGCGTCCAGCGCACCGCCAACGACCGCCCACTCGTCACCACCGTCCACTCCTCCTTCATCACCCTGGGCGTCATCATCGGCTCCGCCGCCGGCGGCATCGCCATCACCGCCCACGGCCTGCGCGGCCCCCTCTGGCTGGGCGCCGCCCTCGCCCTCACCGGAATCGCCACCCTCATCCCCGACCTCCTCCGCCGCCGCACCACCCCACCCCCCGCACCCGCCACCCACCCCGCACCCACCGCCACCACCCGATAACACCCCGGCGGGGGCCGCCCACCACCCGCGGCCCCCGCCACCAGCACCCCCACCAGGCGGATGCTTCACTTACCCCCATGAACCACCCCTCCTACACCACCAGCACCGCCTTCCTCGAAGCCCTCACCCAGACCGGCGTCCAATACGTCTTCGCCAACCTCGGCAGCGACCACCCCGGCCTCGTCGAGGCCTACGCCCGCGCCCGCGCCGAAGGCACCGAAGACCGCTTCCCCCGCCTGGTCATCTGCCCCCACGAAAGCGTCGCCTTCTCCGCCGCCCAAGGCCACGCCCAGATCAGCGGACGCCCCCAGGCCGTCATCGTCCACGTCGAATGCGGCACCCAGAACATCGGCGGCATGATCCACAACGCCGCCAAAGGCCGCGTCCCCGTCCTCGTCTTCGCCGGCGCCTCACCCGCCACCCAGCACGGCGAGCACACCGGCAGCCGCAACGAGTTCATCCAGTGGATCCAAGACGTCCACGACCAGCGCGGCATCGTCCGCGGCTACACCAAGTACGACAACGAGATCCGCACCGGCGCCAACGTCAAGCAGATCGTCCACCGCGCCATGCAGATCGCCACCAGCCACCCCGCCGGCCCCGTCTACCTCGTCGGCGCCCGCGAGGTCATGGAAGCCCCCCTCGACCCCGCCACCGCCGACAACCCCGCCTACCACCTCAACCGCTACAGCCCCACCGCACCCGCCGCCCTGGACCCCGCCACCACCCGCACCATCGCCGACGCCCTGGCCACCGCCCACAACCCCCTCATCGTCACCTCCTACCTCGGCCGCAACCCCGACGCCGTCCCCGCCCTGGTCCGCCTCGCCGAACACCTCGCCGTCCCGGTCCTGGAATCGGTCCCCATGCGGCTCAACTTCCCCGCCGACCACCCCCTCCACGCCGGCTACCAGTGGAACACCCAGGCCCCCAACCCCGTCCTGGCCCGCGCCGACACCATCCTCGCCATCGACACCGACGTCCCCTGGATCCCCCTCAACAACGCCCCCCACCCCAACGCCCGCGTCTTCTCCATCGACACCGACCCCCTCAAAGAGCAGATGCCCCTCTGGCACATCCCCGCCGAGGTCTTCGCCCGCGCCGACGCCGCCACCGCCCTGGACCAGATCACCGACCACCTCACCCGCCACCACACCCCCGACACCGACGCCCTCCACCAGCGGCGCACCGCCCTGGCCGCCGAACACCGCGCCCGCCGCGCCGAACTCACCGCCCGCGAGCAGCAGGACGCACCCGACGGCGCGATCAACCCCGCCGCCCTCGTCGCCCAGCTGCGCGACCTCCTCGCCGACGAGCAGGAGGAGGCCATCGTCCTCACCGAGGCCATCTCCAACTACCTCACCGTCAACGAGCACCTGCGCGCCAACCGCCCCGGCTCCCTCATCGGCTCGGGCGGCGGCTCCCTGGGCTGGCACGCCGGCGCCGCCATCGGCGCCAAACTCGCCCGACCCGACGCCCTGGTCGTCAGCCTCGTCGGCGACGGCTCCTACCTGTTCGGCGTGCCCGCCTCCGCCCAGTGGGTGGCCCGCCGCTACAACACCCCCACCCTCACCGTCATCTTCGACAACCGCGGCTGGAAGTCGCCCAAGCTCTCCACGCTGGGCGTCCACCCCGACGGCGTCGCCGCCCGCGAGGACGACTTCAACGTCTCCTTCGAACCCGAGGCCGACCTGCCCGGCATCGCCGCGGCCGCCGGCGGCGCCCACGCCCGCACCCTCACCCGCGCCGAGGAGCTGCCCGGCGCCCTGAAGGAGGCCCTGGAGGCGGTGCGCTCGGGCCGCTCGGCGGTGCTCAGCGTGCACGTGCCCCGCGTCTGAGGCCGCTGAGTCCGCCGGGGGAGAGGCACCCCGGAGCGGGCCGTGGCCGGGAGGGGCGGCCCCGACCCGGCGGGCCGCCGGGCGGGTAAGAGGCGACAGGGGACCACCGGTTTTCCGTTATGCGGAATAGAGGGGAGCGGTGGGCGCGGCCGGCCGCGGGGGCGAGGTCCGGGCCCGGCGGGACGCGGGGGAGTACCACGATTCCCACGAGGGCCGCGCGCACTGGCGCACGACCGCCACCGGGCACGCGACGGCGGGGGAGCGGCCGCGCGGTCTTCCCCCATCCCGGCGGGCGCGAGGCGCCGCCGGTTGTGGGACGCGGGCCGGGCGGACCACCGGCGAAGGATCCGCCCCGGTTCACCCGTGCCGGGGTCGGGGACGCACGGAGCCGAACCGGCGCGGACGACCGCGCCCGTGGCAGGGTCGCGCGCCGCATCGTCCCAGCCGCGACGATGCGGCGCGGCGCGGCACACGGCGGTACGCCGCGGGGGGCCGGGGCGGTCCATGACCGCCGGCGCCGCAGCAGCGTCGAGGACACCGGCCAGGCGCGCCCGGAGAGATGGACGGCGCGGGCGCCCGGCTCGCGCTCCGGCCCGCCGCAAACTCGGCACCGGCAGGCGTGGTCGGGGGAGGACGGAAGGCCCCGGAAAAGACCGCTACTTGACATAATGTACATTATCGGCGTTTTGGACAGCTGTGCGGAGAGGGGTTCACGCGAGCCTCCGACACCCGCCCGCGTACCCGGCGGCGCCGGTCCGCCGCGCCGCCGTCCGCACGGCACGAAAACGCCAACCGCCGACGCCCTGAGAACACCCAGAGCCACCGGCGGACCGAACGCGGACTCCGGCGGGTTCCTGGATCTCCCTGGATGCCCAAGGCCGATCCGGTCCGAGGCTCCGCCGCCGGCCTGGCCGGCCCTCCGTCCGGCCGCGCCGATCCGGGTCCGCCACCGCCTCCGCCCCGCCCGCCACACGCCCTTCCCGCGGCCAGGCGGGCCCGCGCGCGCGGCGGTCCCCGACCGGGCCCGCGACCACCCGCCCTTGACCGGCACCTTGCCCATATTTGATGCATAAAATGCGTTATGCATCATTTGGGGGAGTTCGCGGGGATTTGTCGGCCGACTCCGACACCTCGCACCCGCCACCCGACGCCGCCCCTCAACCCCCGCCCTCGTGCACCCACCCGGCCCCCGCACCACACCCGCACCCGCACCCGCACCCGCACCCGGCCCCGCCGACGTCCACTCCCCCTCCCGCGTTGACCCCCCACCCCCACACCACCACGTATCGGCCACAACCGGTCACGACTCGGCCAAAACCCAGTAATGCCCGCCCCACCGGGGGATCCTCAAGGAGTGTCCAACAGCACCAGCACCTCGCCGGGCGACCGCGCCGCCGACGACACCCCGCCCCACGGCCACTCCCCCGCTGACCAGGACGTCCCCACCGCCGCGCCCCTGCCCCCCGCACCCGGCGCCACCACCCCCCACAACACAGCACCCCCGCCGGCGCAGCCCCGACCCCAACCCCCGCCCCGGCGGACCACGCCCACCCGCACCCCACCCGCCACCACGCCCACCCGCCCCGCGCCCCCGCGGCTGCACGGCATCGACCTCGCCCGCGGCCTCGCCGTACTGGGCATGTTCGTCATCCACGTCGGCATCGGCTGGACACTGGCCGACGGCACCAACCCCCTCACCGACCTCGTCTCCGGCCGCGCCGCCGCCCTCTTCGCCCTCCTCGCCGGCGTCTCCATCGCCCTCATCTCCGGCGGCTCCACCCCCGCCACCGGCCACACCATGGGCATCGCCCTGTGGCGCGTCCTCATCCGCGGCCTGGCCATGCTCCCCC encodes:
- a CDS encoding TetR/AcrR family transcriptional regulator, whose amino-acid sequence is MARPKTFDEDRALDAAMRTFWANGYEATTTQDLCEATGLGRSSIYNTFTSKPDLFRRALARYIQDKTTTQAAVLEDEQRPALERLRTLLAMIVDAEAGNRPQGRSLGCLTVNTTVELAGRDAPTDAMLQRDQQRRLELLRTAISAGQRAGEITAQPGAADLALFLNTVIGGMRVAGQGGADRAALESIAATALRALAP
- a CDS encoding MFS transporter, whose product is MPRAVYILALGIFAMVTSEFVVAGLMPQIARGLDATIPQIGYLITVFALAMALGGPLLSVTLLRLHPRTALLTLFAVFLTGNILAATATGYTAMAAARIITGAASQAFFGVALSLGAQLAPTHLRGRAIAVVMNGLMLGTFLGLPASTLIGEHYGWRAAFWAIAALTLTAAAATLALVPRGQRTTPAGGLRTELRAFTNPRLWLALSTSTLIIGATFSAFSYLNPILTQTTGLPPATVPWLLVAYGAATVIGNTVVGRLADRHTLPVLLTGLAANTLFLTAFALLAHHPLPAITAMIGIGLVGVTMNPAMITRVQRTANDRPLVTTVHSSFITLGVIIGSAAGGIAITAHGLRGPLWLGAALALTGIATLIPDLLRRRTTPPPAPATHPAPTATTR
- a CDS encoding thiamine pyrophosphate-requiring protein — translated: MNHPSYTTSTAFLEALTQTGVQYVFANLGSDHPGLVEAYARARAEGTEDRFPRLVICPHESVAFSAAQGHAQISGRPQAVIVHVECGTQNIGGMIHNAAKGRVPVLVFAGASPATQHGEHTGSRNEFIQWIQDVHDQRGIVRGYTKYDNEIRTGANVKQIVHRAMQIATSHPAGPVYLVGAREVMEAPLDPATADNPAYHLNRYSPTAPAALDPATTRTIADALATAHNPLIVTSYLGRNPDAVPALVRLAEHLAVPVLESVPMRLNFPADHPLHAGYQWNTQAPNPVLARADTILAIDTDVPWIPLNNAPHPNARVFSIDTDPLKEQMPLWHIPAEVFARADAATALDQITDHLTRHHTPDTDALHQRRTALAAEHRARRAELTAREQQDAPDGAINPAALVAQLRDLLADEQEEAIVLTEAISNYLTVNEHLRANRPGSLIGSGGGSLGWHAGAAIGAKLARPDALVVSLVGDGSYLFGVPASAQWVARRYNTPTLTVIFDNRGWKSPKLSTLGVHPDGVAAREDDFNVSFEPEADLPGIAAAAGGAHARTLTRAEELPGALKEALEAVRSGRSAVLSVHVPRV